From Vibrio crassostreae, one genomic window encodes:
- a CDS encoding M15 family metallopeptidase — protein sequence MKRFIVGWLATVLSVASYGQVAPISQWQCDMMKKNNVLSSGAPVGCERLSKVDFDFINFKGETQQGNMIVLDVVAPAVEQIFSDLKQRNFPLHSARLMREFRGDDNASMDANNSSAFNARPITGGGGWSKHAYGVAIDINPVQNPFLEFDSNGKITVKPSQSATSYVNRTRFRAREELERRGMAEDVVELFAHHGFMIWGGDWNSPIDSQHFEVGSRKFVSQLLSKPQPEAKMLFERYVESYRQCYLKNKGEDAEKARAICAKKTVGTF from the coding sequence ATGAAACGTTTTATTGTCGGCTGGCTGGCCACTGTTCTCAGTGTTGCGAGTTACGGCCAAGTTGCCCCTATATCTCAATGGCAATGCGACATGATGAAAAAGAACAATGTCTTGAGTAGTGGTGCGCCTGTCGGTTGTGAGCGACTATCCAAAGTGGATTTCGATTTCATTAATTTCAAAGGGGAAACGCAACAGGGCAATATGATCGTGCTTGATGTGGTTGCACCTGCTGTTGAACAAATTTTTTCGGATCTCAAACAGCGCAATTTTCCTCTTCATTCCGCTCGCCTAATGCGTGAATTCAGAGGTGACGATAACGCCTCAATGGACGCGAACAACAGCAGTGCGTTTAATGCTCGTCCTATTACAGGTGGAGGTGGTTGGTCGAAGCATGCTTATGGTGTGGCGATAGACATCAACCCAGTTCAAAATCCTTTCTTAGAGTTCGATAGCAACGGAAAGATCACGGTAAAGCCTTCACAATCTGCGACAAGTTATGTGAACCGTACTCGCTTTCGTGCGCGTGAGGAACTTGAACGCCGCGGCATGGCTGAAGATGTGGTTGAGCTTTTTGCCCATCACGGATTTATGATCTGGGGAGGGGATTGGAATAGCCCAATCGATTCTCAGCATTTTGAGGTCGGCTCAAGAAAGTTTGTTAGCCAACTGCTCTCTAAACCGCAACCTGAAGCTAAGATGTTATTTGAGCGCTACGTCGAATCTTATCGACAGTGCTATCTCAAAAATAAAGGTGAGGACGCAGAAAAAGCTCGAGCTATCTGTGCAAAGAAAACAGTCGGGACTTTTTAG
- a CDS encoding ATP-dependent zinc protease family protein — protein sequence MKKIPLALTLLSTLLFSQYSLATDTSHTTQNPTYELDGKSVLGRTENVYLSSVQGLKDVPFIGKIDTGAETTSMHAEDIHVKSSNPDYQNLKDKELMAALTEDLLNNSDVDYDDWDGSTFAKYEAVVSFKVQNPRTGDMVLIEAPLERVSMIRSRTSSTPLLRPTVKMSLTIADQELKTDVNLTDRSHFSAPVLIGKTFLADNALVFAGYDYLQEQENATVVGRKEVVSISGMAMNATFSLKNRYSILHAKDIDIDKKNKEVTFDMFDNDGKQKEMTLPLVRMLSVSGKKRPLVYVPVQLDENTTKDVLVYLRERSSSESQLRFGTSTASELFMIDTNAENILSEGSESFSDVAKKSEPLVISPEEDITLDDFPLKAVASFIVNTPLLKVDSFEMTGKGKEASVEFYLTDVNGEKQKVTKPIIKKLKVGDDTRPVVSGEFAVSGNVRTQEFAIDVLNTNEKEAYFILGKKMAKDGVYVNTRSDYLLKAEPLFKVGHIEVVEVNGMKFPAKLDTGADVSSMNAVNIKRFKKDGQDMVTFTYQNNQGDKQEFTKPVIDVMRIKAKKGEKVNIRPVVEMKVKLGDLEKEVRVNLQDRSRFEYSMILGKNFLKHGAVVSSDEDYLLGDVE from the coding sequence ATGAAAAAGATACCTTTGGCTCTAACTCTTTTAAGCACTCTACTTTTTTCACAATATTCTTTGGCTACAGACACTTCACACACCACGCAAAATCCGACTTACGAACTCGATGGTAAGTCGGTATTAGGCCGTACTGAGAACGTGTACCTATCTAGCGTTCAAGGGCTAAAAGACGTTCCTTTCATTGGTAAAATTGATACCGGTGCAGAAACCACTTCTATGCATGCTGAAGACATTCATGTGAAGAGCTCTAATCCCGATTACCAAAACCTCAAAGACAAAGAGTTGATGGCGGCGTTAACCGAAGACCTGTTGAACAATTCTGATGTTGATTACGATGATTGGGATGGCAGCACCTTTGCGAAATATGAAGCTGTGGTGTCTTTTAAGGTCCAAAACCCACGCACGGGAGACATGGTATTAATCGAAGCGCCTTTAGAGCGTGTCAGCATGATACGCAGCCGCACTAGCAGCACGCCTTTACTTCGTCCTACCGTAAAAATGTCGCTGACCATTGCGGATCAAGAATTAAAAACAGACGTTAACCTGACGGACAGAAGTCACTTCTCTGCGCCAGTGCTGATCGGCAAAACCTTTCTTGCTGACAACGCCTTAGTGTTTGCAGGCTACGACTATTTGCAAGAGCAGGAAAACGCGACGGTTGTTGGCCGCAAAGAGGTGGTGTCTATCTCCGGAATGGCGATGAACGCGACATTCTCTTTAAAGAACCGCTACAGCATTTTGCATGCAAAAGACATCGACATAGACAAAAAGAACAAAGAAGTGACGTTTGATATGTTCGACAACGACGGCAAGCAAAAAGAGATGACGTTGCCGTTGGTTCGTATGTTAAGCGTGAGTGGTAAGAAGAGACCTTTGGTGTATGTGCCGGTTCAACTCGATGAAAACACCACAAAAGACGTTCTGGTGTACCTACGTGAGCGCTCGAGTAGTGAGTCGCAGTTGAGATTTGGTACCAGCACTGCCAGTGAACTTTTCATGATTGACACCAATGCAGAAAATATTCTTTCTGAAGGTTCAGAGAGCTTTAGTGATGTTGCTAAAAAGAGTGAACCTTTGGTTATTTCTCCAGAAGAGGACATCACCCTTGATGACTTCCCACTCAAGGCCGTTGCCTCTTTCATTGTCAACACGCCTCTGTTGAAGGTCGACAGTTTTGAAATGACAGGCAAAGGCAAAGAGGCTTCCGTTGAATTTTACCTTACGGATGTAAACGGTGAGAAGCAGAAGGTGACCAAGCCAATTATTAAGAAGCTTAAAGTCGGTGATGATACTCGTCCGGTTGTCAGTGGTGAGTTTGCGGTGTCTGGAAACGTTCGTACGCAAGAGTTTGCCATCGATGTGCTCAATACGAATGAGAAAGAAGCGTACTTTATTTTAGGCAAGAAGATGGCAAAAGACGGTGTGTATGTGAACACTCGCTCTGACTACCTTTTGAAAGCTGAGCCGCTGTTTAAAGTAGGGCACATCGAAGTCGTTGAAGTGAACGGCATGAAGTTCCCGGCCAAGCTCGACACTGGCGCGGATGTGAGCTCAATGAACGCGGTGAACATCAAACGATTCAAGAAAGATGGCCAAGACATGGTGACCTTTACTTATCAAAACAACCAAGGCGATAAGCAAGAGTTCACCAAGCCAGTGATTGATGTGATGCGCATTAAGGCCAAGAAAGGCGAGAAGGTAAACATTCGCCCTGTCGTTGAAATGAAGGTTAAGCTCGGTGACTTAGAGAAAGAAGTGAGGGTAAATCTTCAAGACCGCTCTCGCTTTGAATACAGCATGATCCTAGGTAAGAACTTCCTGAAACACGGCGCAGTAGTCAGCAGCGATGAAGATTACTTGTTAGGTGATGTGGAGTAA
- a CDS encoding type II toxin-antitoxin system HipA family toxin, producing MQQLNAYMNGELVGTLTKQNNGSHEFKYNESWLSNDKSRPLSLSLKLQIPTITSDAVINYFDNLLPDNIAIRNRIVARYQTASNQPFDLLKEIGKDSVGAIALLPPSQPYIENKLSYELLDESRLEKILAAHHSNIPLGMIKEEDDFRISVAGAQEKTALLRLNGDWCLPKGNTPTSHIIKLPIGEIKQPTSILDLTESVENEFICIELARELGFDVPTVEIITTHNYKAIAVERFDRRWIKDRTHLLRLPQEDICQAKGIPSSIKYESDGGPGIADIMKLLEGSSNALEDRYNFMKFQVFQWAIGAIDGHAKNYSIFIEKQGSYRLTPFYDILSAYPITGKKGLNIRKLKLAMGLKASRGKKYQISKIYSRHFLDTAHSVGFNSDSMQSILDDMQTELPKAIERLAARLPEGFPKHITEAIFDNSIAMLNKLNLSKN from the coding sequence ATGCAACAACTTAATGCCTACATGAATGGTGAGTTGGTCGGTACTCTCACAAAGCAAAACAATGGCTCTCACGAATTTAAATATAATGAGTCTTGGCTCAGTAACGACAAATCTCGCCCATTATCTTTATCCCTTAAACTACAAATACCTACGATAACTTCTGATGCCGTTATCAACTACTTTGACAACCTGCTACCAGACAATATTGCTATACGTAATAGGATTGTTGCACGCTATCAAACGGCTTCAAATCAACCTTTTGATCTTCTGAAAGAAATTGGCAAAGACAGCGTTGGTGCCATTGCTCTGCTCCCTCCAAGTCAACCCTATATCGAGAACAAACTGTCATACGAACTTCTTGACGAATCTCGGCTTGAAAAAATCTTAGCAGCCCATCATTCCAATATTCCATTAGGTATGATTAAGGAAGAAGATGATTTCCGAATATCGGTTGCTGGCGCTCAAGAAAAAACAGCATTGCTAAGGTTGAACGGAGATTGGTGTTTGCCTAAAGGGAATACACCTACAAGCCATATCATTAAGCTACCTATTGGTGAGATTAAGCAGCCCACATCTATTCTAGATCTGACTGAAAGTGTCGAGAATGAGTTCATCTGTATTGAGTTAGCTAGAGAGTTGGGGTTTGATGTTCCGACCGTCGAGATCATCACAACCCATAATTATAAAGCCATTGCTGTTGAGCGTTTTGATAGACGTTGGATTAAGGATCGTACACACCTACTGCGCCTTCCTCAGGAAGATATCTGTCAAGCCAAAGGAATCCCTTCATCGATAAAATACGAAAGTGATGGAGGCCCCGGAATCGCCGATATTATGAAGCTACTTGAAGGCTCATCCAATGCACTGGAAGACAGATATAACTTCATGAAGTTTCAAGTTTTCCAATGGGCTATAGGCGCTATTGATGGGCATGCAAAGAACTATTCAATATTTATTGAAAAGCAAGGTAGTTATCGCTTAACACCATTTTATGACATTTTGTCTGCTTACCCTATCACGGGGAAAAAAGGACTAAACATAAGAAAATTAAAGTTAGCAATGGGATTAAAAGCAAGTCGTGGTAAGAAGTACCAAATAAGCAAGATCTACTCTCGCCACTTTCTTGATACAGCCCATTCAGTTGGCTTTAATTCTGATAGCATGCAAAGCATATTGGATGACATGCAAACTGAATTACCCAAAGCAATTGAGCGCCTCGCCGCACGCTTGCCTGAAGGTTTCCCAAAACACATAACCGAAGCTATCTTTGATAACTCTATTGCCATGCTTAACAAATTGAATTTGAGCAAGAACTAG
- the hipB gene encoding type II toxin-antitoxin system antitoxin HipB: MIYSPQQLANTLLLIRQKNRWTQSELAKKVGIKQATISNFENRPEKATISTMFKLIQALDLTLKIEPKDAKNSQSTVDEEDW; this comes from the coding sequence GTGATTTATAGCCCACAACAATTAGCCAATACTTTACTGCTAATACGCCAAAAGAATAGGTGGACTCAGTCTGAGCTGGCAAAAAAAGTAGGGATAAAACAAGCAACCATTTCGAACTTTGAAAATAGACCAGAAAAGGCAACTATTTCAACAATGTTCAAGCTTATCCAAGCATTAGATCTCACCCTTAAAATCGAACCCAAAGATGCAAAAAATAGTCAAAGCACTGTTGATGAGGAAGATTGGTAA